Proteins from one Caretta caretta isolate rCarCar2 chromosome 12, rCarCar1.hap1, whole genome shotgun sequence genomic window:
- the SLC22A31 gene encoding putative solute carrier family 22 member 31 isoform X3: protein MGSATSSPRTRPSDGETSWQRRRDCGWVKRSPGPSAQVRRRLPLKGPLNLWGWSCPSLFPESPRWLLATRQLEKGRKGLRALAEGNGVTLEDEFYSQEHLLAELECDGAPLPCYHTLGEVFSTRVIWRNGLILGFTAFIGSGIRHCFTRNLAPYRPQFYFSYFLLAALEVAACLFLCLTVNRFGRRPVLLLCTILTGIASLLLLALTQYLLNWIILTLSVVGIACSQAVTMLSIFFASEVLPTVVRGAWLGLIMAASFVGKAAGPIMDIQNNRGFFLHHVVFASFAILSVLSIMLLPESKGKGLPESLQDGESQRRPPLFRSSRRRDHLPLLSPRSAGQACEARDYAHLVTATKRMLRSHRRTPPRDRQLLPEPAPGGDPQEET, encoded by the exons ATGGGCAGCGCCACCTCCTCCCCGCGCACACGTCCCAGTGACGGTGAAACCAGCTGGCAGCGACGCCGGGACTGCGGCTGGGTCAAACGCTCCCCAGGCCCTTCAGCTCAAGTGCGGCGCCGGCTGCCTCTGAAGGGGCCCTTGAACCTATGGGGCTGGAG CTGCCCGTCGCTGTTCCCAGAGTCACCCCGCTGGCTGCTGGCCACGCGGCAGCTGGAGAAGGGCAGGAAGGGTCTGCGGGCCCTTGCTGAGGGCAACGGTGTGACCCTGGAGGACGAATTCTACAGCCAGGAGCACCTGTTAGCAG AGCTGGAGTGCGACGGGGCCCCGCTGCCGTGCTATCACACGCTCGGCGAGGTCTTCAGCACCCGGGTCATCTGGAGAAACGGCCTCATCCTCGGCTTCACGGC GTTCATCGGCAGCGGGATCCGGCACTGCTTCACCCGCAACCTGGCTCCCTACCGCCCCCAGTTCTACTTCTCCTACTTCCTGCTGGCGGCGCTGGAGGTCGCGGCCTGCCTCTTCCTGTGCCTCACTGTCAACCGCTTCGGGCGCCGCCCCGTCCTGCTGCTCTGCACCATCCTGACCGGCATcgcctctctgctgctgctggccctgacACAGT ATCTGCTGAACTGGATCATCCTGACCCTCTCTGTCGTGGGCATCGCATGCTCGCAGGCTGTCACCATGCTCAGCATCTTCTTTGCTAGTGAGGTCCTTCCCACCGTGGTCAG GGGTGCTTGGCTGGGCCTCATCATGGCTGCCAGCTTCGTGGGCAAAGCAGCCGGGCCCATCATGGACATCCAGAACAACCGGGGCTTCTTCCTGCACCACGTGGTCTTCGCCTCCTTCGCCATCCTCTCCGTGCTCAGCATCATGCTGCTGCCCGAGAGCAAGGGCAAGGGCCTGCCCGAGTCGCTGCAGGACGGTGAGAGTCAGCGCCGGCCCCCGCTCTTCCGCTCCTCCCGCCGCAGGGACCACCTGCCTCTGCTCTCGCCCCGCAGCGCTGGCCAGGCCTGCGAGGCCCGGGACTATGCCCACCTCGTCACTGCCACCAAGAGGATGCTGAGATCCCACCGGCGCACCCCCCCGCGGGACAGGCAGCTACTGCCGGAGCCTGCCCCAGGCGGTGACCCACAGGAGGAGACATAG